The following DNA comes from Methanobrevibacter boviskoreani JH1.
ACATGAAGTTAAGGTTCTACCTTATAAAACATTCAGGTTAAACTTATGTGTATGTCCTCCATATAACGCAGATTTCGATGGAGACGAAATGAACATGCACATCTTCCAAACTGATGAAGCAAGAGCTGAAGCTAAATCCCTTATGAGGGTACAGGAACATATCCTATCACCTAGGTTTGGTGGACCTATTATTGGTGCTATTCACGATCACATTTCCGGAGGATATCTACTTACTAGAACTGGTTCTGAATTTACTGAGGAACAGGCTTTCCAAGTTATTAGAAAATCACATCTTAAAATGCCAAAACGTAAACATGAAAATTGGACTGGTAAAGAGTTATTCAGTTTACTTTTACCTGATGATTTAAACATGACTTATAAGGCTGAGATTTGTCAAAAATGTGATGTATGTCTTAAAGAAAAATGTGAAAACGACGCATATGTTGTAATTAAAAATGGTCAACTACTTTATGGTGCTATTGATGAGAAAGCATATGGTTCAGCATCTGGTCAAATTTTAGATACTATTACTAAAGAATATGGTCCTGCAGCTGCTAAGGAATTCCTTGACCGTTCTACTGATATGGCTATCTGTGGAATTATGAAAACTGGTATTACTACAAGTACTAATGATGAAGAGATTCCTGAAGAAGCTCAGGAACGTATTAAAGAACACTTACAAAAAGCAGAAGAAAAGGTAGATTTATTAGTTAAAACATATGAAAATGATGAACTTGAAGCATTACCAGGTAGAAGCCTTGAAGAAACTTTAGAGATGAGAATCATGCAAGTTTTAGGTGAAGCAAGGGATAAATCTGGAGAAATTGCTGAAAGTTACTTTGATATGTCAAACCATTCTGTAGTTATGGCAAGAACTGGTGCAAGGGCATCTATGTTAAACTTAACTCAGATTACCTCTTGTGTAGGACAGCAATCCGTTCGTGGTGGACGTATTCACAGAGGTTACTCTGAAAGAACATTACCTCACTTCAGGAAAAACGAATTAGGTGCTAAAGCAAAAGGATTTGTACATTCATCATATAAAGATGGACTTGATCCTATTGAATTCTATTTCCACGCTATGGGTGGAAGAGAAGGTTTAGTAGATACTGCTATTCGTACTGCTCAATCTGGTTATATGCAAAGAAGACTTGTAAACGCTCTTGAAGATTTAAAAGCTAGTTCCAATGGTCGTGTAACCGATAACAGAGGTATGGTTGTTCAAACACTATTTGGTGAAGATGGTGTAGATCCTGCTAAAAGTGATCATGGTCATGTAGCAAACCTTGATAAACTTATTGATGAAATGAGGGTTAAGAAATAGAGGGGATTATAATGGCTAGTGAATTAACTAAAG
Coding sequences within:
- a CDS encoding DNA-directed RNA polymerase subunit A'; translated protein: MSPDQIRKMSVVKIETPDTYDEDGYPIENGLMDPHLGVIDPSLKCRTCGFRGGECQGHFGSIDLARPVIHVGFGDVIHKILRSTCNECGRILLDEVEIEEFRQKIDFCKEHEENLNDIIKEVYKAAKKDTCPHCGAEQEDIKIDKPTTITQGDYKLTASEVRERLEKITDDDAYVLGVNPEVARPEWMVLTVLPVPPVTVRPSITLDTGERSEDDLTHKLVDILRINQRLIENMEAGAPQLIVEDLWELLQYHVTTYFDNEASGVPPARHRSGRPLKTLAQRLKGKEGRFRSNLSGKRVNFSARTVISPDPNISINEVGVPEMIAKEVTVPTYVNEWNIDEMREYIKNGPNVHPGANYVVRLDGRKIRIYDETKDKILEQLEPGFIVERHLHDGDMVLFNRQPSLHRMSMMAHEVKVLPYKTFRLNLCVCPPYNADFDGDEMNMHIFQTDEARAEAKSLMRVQEHILSPRFGGPIIGAIHDHISGGYLLTRTGSEFTEEQAFQVIRKSHLKMPKRKHENWTGKELFSLLLPDDLNMTYKAEICQKCDVCLKEKCENDAYVVIKNGQLLYGAIDEKAYGSASGQILDTITKEYGPAAAKEFLDRSTDMAICGIMKTGITTSTNDEEIPEEAQERIKEHLQKAEEKVDLLVKTYENDELEALPGRSLEETLEMRIMQVLGEARDKSGEIAESYFDMSNHSVVMARTGARASMLNLTQITSCVGQQSVRGGRIHRGYSERTLPHFRKNELGAKAKGFVHSSYKDGLDPIEFYFHAMGGREGLVDTAIRTAQSGYMQRRLVNALEDLKASSNGRVTDNRGMVVQTLFGEDGVDPAKSDHGHVANLDKLIDEMRVKK